AGCTTTTGAGACCACTTGAGGAAATTAAAAACGCCATTATGTTTTCTGGAAGCCACGATTTAACGATTGACCTATTATCATCACAGCTAAAAAGAGTTCGTGCTGATATGAAAATAGTTTCCTCCCATGTTGGCAGTATGGCTGGAATCATGGCAATTCGAAAAGGAGAGGCCCACGTAGCGGGCATTCATTTGCTTGACCCCAATACAAAGCAATATAATATCTCATATGTTAAGAAAATATTAGCTGGCGTTAATGTTATCCTTTTTCCGTTTCTAAAAAGAAAGCAAGGATGGATTTTACCGAAAGGAAATCCGCTTGGTATTGAAACAGTCTTAGATATTTTTGAGAAAAAAGCGAACTTCGTTAATCGTCAAAAAGGTGCAGGCACGAGGATTCTCTTCGATATGCTGCTTGAGGAGAACGATATTTCATCAGAAGAGATTACCGGTTACGACCGGGAAATGTTTTCACACTTAGCGGTAGCGGCTGAGGTAAATGGAGACGACCATGGAGCAGGACTAGGAATCTATCCTGCTGCAAAAGCTATGAACCTAGATTTTATTCCAGTAGCTGATGAAGAGTATGATTTAGTGATGACGCGGAGCTTTTATGAAAGTGAAAGTGGCAAACAGTTAATCGATATTATTCAATCACCGATCTTTAAACAGCAGGTCGAAAAAATCGGCGGCTATGAAGTGGTCGAAAATGCAGAGCCAAAGAAATTGGTCTGAAGAGGTGCACAAGATGAATTTTCAAATTTCAAAAGAACCGATCGATATTCAATCTGTCATAGATAAGGTTGTTCAGCGCAATGCTGGAGCAATTACTACTTTTATTGGAACCGTTCGTGAATTAACAAAAGGAAAAAAGACTTTATTTTTAATATACGATGCGTACGAAGCGATGGCAGTGAAAAAATTGGAGCAAATCGGCAGGGAGATTGAAGAGCGCTGGGAAGGTGCACAAGTAGCCATTACCCATCGAGTGGGCAGGCTGGATATAACAGATATCGCCGTGGTTATAGCCGTTTCTACTCCTCACCGTGCCGATGCCTATGATGCGAATCGATATGCCATTGAGCGGATTAAAGAAATCGTCCCGATTTGGAAAAAGGAACATTGGGAAGATGGCGAAGAGTGGATGGGCAACCAGCTCGAAACTGTCGCTTACCCTAGTGGCAAGCCTGAGGAGAGTGACTTAAATGAAT
This genomic stretch from Neobacillus niacini harbors:
- a CDS encoding molybdenum cofactor biosynthesis protein MoaE — its product is MNFQISKEPIDIQSVIDKVVQRNAGAITTFIGTVRELTKGKKTLFLIYDAYEAMAVKKLEQIGREIEERWEGAQVAITHRVGRLDITDIAVVIAVSTPHRADAYDANRYAIERIKEIVPIWKKEHWEDGEEWMGNQLETVAYPSGKPEESDLNE